A stretch of Pyrenophora tritici-repentis strain M4 chromosome 7, whole genome shotgun sequence DNA encodes these proteins:
- a CDS encoding GTPase SAR1 and related small G protein produces the protein MNSIKRQKQRKVLLMGKSGAGKSSMRSIVFSNYVAKDVRRLGATIDVEHSNIKFMGNLMLNLWDCGGQDGFVENYLNQSRTHVFGSVAVLIFVFDIESREFAADVVSYSNIIRALHECSPSAKVFCLIHKMDLVQARLRQAMFDERAEYIREASEGFKDTVEFFATSIWDQSLYKAWTKIIYYLIPNAGTIEALLEQLAEVIDARELILYERTTCLTVAHVTRQTEEGNPFTDRFERISSILKTHKQSMAKHTNIPAGSANFAEMQIKTGRFMFFITRLTENTNLAVAIPPSEQVFNAARVNIFQVRPKFAELDIAAKPRPPIQQAFAGSADTSGDMWKGKETAMH, from the exons ATGAACTCCATCAAGCGCCAGAAGCAGCGCAAGGTGCTGCTGATGGGCAAGAGCGGGGCGGGCAAGTCGTCGATGAGGAGCATCGTCTTCAGCAACTACGTAGCCAAAGATGTCCGCCGCCTAGGAGCGACCATCGACGTCGAGCACAGTAATATTAAATTCATGGGAAACCTCATGCTGAATCTTTGGGATTGCGGAGG TCAGGACGGCTTCGTCGAGAATTACCTCAACCAGTCGCGAACCCACGTCTTCGGCTCCGTAGCAGTTCTTATCTTCGTCTTCGATATCGAATCCCGCGAATTCGCAGCCGATGTCGTCTCCTACTCCAACATCATCCGTGCTCTTCACGAATGCAGTCCCAGTGCCAAGGTCTTCTGTCTCATACACAAAATGGACCTCGTACAAGCACGTCTACGGCAAGCCATGTTCGACGAGCGCGCAGAGTATATCAGGGAGGCCAGCGAGGGCTTCAAGGATACGGTCGAGTTCTTCGCAACAAGCATTTGGGACCAGAGCTTATACAAGGCATGGACGAAGATTATTTACTACTTGATACCCAATGCGGGCACAATTGAAGCGCTTCTAGAACAGTTGGCCGAGGTTATCGATGCGAGAGAACTGATCTTGTACGAGCGGACGACTTGTCTTACAGTCGCGCACGTTACGCGGCAGACTGAAGAAGGGAATCCTTTCACTGACCGCTTCGAGCGCATTTCAAGCATTCTCAAGACACACAAGCAAAGCATGGC AAAACATACAAACATACCCGCTGGCAGCGCCAACTTCGCCGAAATGCAAATAAAGACTGGTCGCTTCATGTTCTTCATCACACGTCTGACCGAAAACACCAACCTCGCCGTTGCGATACCGCCCTCAGAGCAGGTATTCAACGCCGCACGCGTCAATATCTTCCAAGTGCGACCGAAGTTTGCCGAACTCGATATTGCGGCCAAACCCAGGCCTCCGATCCAGCAGGCGTTTGCTGGATCTGCGGATACAAGTGGTGATATGTGGAAGGGCAAAGAAACCGCGATGCACTGA